One Fusarium falciforme chromosome 1, complete sequence genomic window carries:
- a CDS encoding Eukaryotic translation initiation factor 3 subunit J, producing MPPKKWDEEESDDSSSSSSPQATGAGAARRKFDDEEDDSDVLDSWDAAEDSEVEREKERKAAEAKAKAAEAAAAAKKPKGQRIAEHQADRAKQKADAANVQVIEETEAEKRERLRRTEQEADLAHAADMFGDIGISAGRAKTRTAAVVVDSSDPTNTVDISKLPLFQPKTKAQFDNLRTVLGPVLSANAKNAHYSLFLQDFTKALAKEMPSEQIKKLASSITALGNEKMREEKAADKGGKKTKAAKTKTSLVTGRANVADTSHYDDDGDFGDDDFM from the exons ATGCCTCCTAAGAAGTGGG ACGAAGAGGAGAGCGACGAtagctcctcctccagctctccCCAGGCCaccggtgctggtgctgctcgCCGCAAgtttgacgatgaggaagacgataGCGAT GTCCTCGATTCGTGGGATGCCGCCGAAGACTCTGAGGTAGAGCGCGAGAAGGAGCGCAaagccgccgaggccaaggcaaaggctgctgaagccgccgccgccgccaagaagcccaagggccAGCGTATTGCTGAGCACCAGGCCGACCGAGCCAAGCAGAAGGCCGACGCCGCCAACGTTCAGGTGATCGAGGagaccgaggccgagaagcgTGAGCGACTCCGACGTACCGAGCAGGAGGCCGATCTCGCCCACGCCGCCGACATGTTTGGAGATATCGGAATCAGCGCTGGTCGGGCCAAGACTCGAACTgctgccgtcgtcgtcgactccAGCGATCCTACCAATACTGTCGACATCTCCAAGCTGCCCCTTTTCcagcccaagaccaaggctcaGTTCGACAATCTCCGCACAGTTCTGGGCCCTGTCCTTTCGGCCAACGCAAAAAACGCCCACTACAGTCTCTTCCTCCAGGACTTCACCAAGGCTCTCGCCAAGGAGATGCCCAGCGagcagatcaagaagcttgCTAGTTCTATCACCGCCCTGGGCAATGAGAAGAtgagggaggagaaggctgccgacaagggcggcaagaagaccaaggctgccaagaccaagacgtCCCTGGTTACTGGCCGTGCTAACGTTGCGGACACTAGCCATtacgatgacgatggcgactTTGGAGA TGATGACTTCATGTGA